In the Melanotaenia boesemani isolate fMelBoe1 chromosome 14, fMelBoe1.pri, whole genome shotgun sequence genome, TGTTAAAATTATAATGCTTTATGTTCTCAAACGTTCATGTCAATCTATTGTCTAGATGAGACCCACCTTTTATACTAATTTGATTCATATTTAAATCAATGGAAGAACTGGGGATTACAAACTCTGTAAGGAAATggcttatatatttttttttctccaggtgAATACAAATGTTTCAGTGGGAGGTGCCCTTGTTGTTGAACTTTTCATCACCTTTCAGTTGTTATTCACCATCTTTGCTACCTGTGATGCCAAACGTAAGGACCTCAAGGGTTCATCTGCTTTGGCGATCggcctgtctgtgtgtgttggtcacTTGTTTGCTGTAAGTAGCCCAACATGTGTTCAACTGTTGCCATAATCAGATAAAGTTGGTGCTGTATTAAATCCATTCAAAACTATCagatgaaaaatgttaaattatactACCAAAGGTTTAATtggactttatttaaaaaacagaaattattctCAGATTCAAGGATTCTTCACACATGTTGAAATCATGAGGTGGAATGAAATTTGTAACTCTGGTCCCTTTACAAGCCCAAtaacaaacaagtaaaaaagtgtaaaacagTATCTGTATAATTATctataaacaagaaaaatatgcaaaataagCTAACAGTATACAATATCACGCTATAATAGTGGGAACTTACTGCAATGAAAGACAACAATATACAACAGTCTGTACCACTGAAGTAGCGTGCAAGTGGAAGTTTACAGTAACATTGTGCACTTGTTCAATGTTCGGAGTTGAGCAAAACTGCATTCTGTACAAGTGTTGCAGCATGCAGATATTGTCGTTGGGTGTtgtcagaggagggagaggggCTACAGAGGTCCTCCCACGTTCACCACTCTCAGCTGCCAGGTAGAAGATGTTCCTCAGTCTGGTGGTCCTGCTCCTTATACTCCGCAgtctcctgcctgaggggaggggggcaaACAAAGTGTTTGCGAGCTGAGTGGGGTCCTTCACGATGCAGGATGCCTGTTTCCTGCACCTGGAGGTATAAATGTCCATGGTGGTGGACAGACTGCATCCTACAGTCCTCAGTGTAGCCTTCACCACCCTCTGCAACTCCTTCTTCTCTGGAAACACTGAAAATTACACAAACAACTCTGGATgctgaatttaaattaattacatattttaCCTTGTGCCATGTGGATATTTGTTTACAAAGGTCGCAATTTTGTATGTTGACCAGTTTGCATCCCACTAATCAGGAAAATGCTGTGATTGtccaacatgtccaacatgCCTGTTGTATTGTCCTCTCAGATTCCCTACACTGGAGCCAGCATGAACCCTGCCCGATCCCTGGGTCCTGCCATGATCACATGGAGCTGGGAAAATCACTGGGTAGGAGACAAATCCTTTAACTGACAGTTGACAATTGACAGATGACAATTCAGCAGCTAAGCAGTCTAAAGAAGTTAGACTGTAGACAAATAATTCAATTAGCCAAGAATAACCTTTTTCAACATAATCTAATAGGATGTTTATTTATGATATTTATCATTGCCAGACTCAAAGAGTCCAGATAAAAGCTTAATACCAGCAATGAATGGAAATTAGTTCAAGTTCTTTTTGAAGCCCTAGTAGCAACACAATTTTCTCTCAGCTGGgacacacagaaacactcaCTGTCAATAAACAGAAGGGTTGAATATAATAATGGAAACATCATGCCAAAATTTGAACAGAGCCCAGTGTATCAGTCTGGTTTATGGGGGGAATGTTGatgtttgtagaaataacagaTGGGAAAAGTgatgcacaaaaaaaagaagagagaggaaaaaaagacatgtttaTTGTGTGCTACTGATTTAAAGACACAAATGCATGACTCTGACGGCCAGCAGCCCCAGTCTAGTTTCAGAAGTTAGTAATAGTGTTGATACTCATAACATTTGACCATTTTCTGGTTGGTTTTAGCCCCCTCTGTGTACACCAACAGTCAGATCTGTACAAAACAATACCATGTAGAGATGTCTTTGTAACTTTGGAAACCAGACTAACCAAATTATTTCCTCATTTTAGTTGAGGAAATCCTTTTTAACCAATGAAATCtaagctgtttttttccatGTGGTGTTATTTCTTTATCACAAAgtagtataataataattaaaaagtttGATTGTCCATCTCTATCAAATAAACCACTTTCCCTGTGATTAAGTTATACTGTTCAACatactgtaaaaataattacttCTAAATTGTAAACAGATATTTGTAGAAGTATACTTTGATAATTATAGTTCAGAATTACCAGTGCTCTTTATGTTTCCTCTGTGTCTCAGGTGTACTGGGTGGGTCCATCGCTGGGTGGCGCTCTTGCTGCAGCCCTGTATGAATTCCTGTTCTGTCCAGACCCCAGGCTAAAAAAATGTTACTCAGAGATTTTCATCAAGGCACCGTTTGCTGCAACCAGACTTCGACAAGATTCAGTCACTGCTCAGACCATCGATGTAGAGATAGCTGAGAGGAGGGAGATGGAGGTATCTGGGGAAGTGCTATCCTCTGTATGatgagaaaggaaaggaaaccCACTTTCAATGTCCAGACCGATGACAAGAAGACTTACCTCCAGTAGTATTGCActataaacacaaaacatcaaaCAACAAAGGACAAAGGACAAAAAATGGCAAGGATGAACTTTTCAGTGTGACTCTTCTTATGCTGACCAAATAGATTAATTTAGTCTATTTTAAGAGAAAGACCTccggtttgttttttgtttttttcacattaaaatggaataaattgcAAAGAAGCACTACTGAAAACTGTGTGCTTGTGCTCAATGCAAGAAGCGGTTTGGAGACAGAAACTGGCTGGGCACCCACATTATATTCATCACTGAACTTCCCCTACAGCAGAAATCACATCTAAATATCTAACTGTAAGCATTTGAGAGAACGAAGCAGTACAGCTGGATACAGTTGCTATGGTAACCTTATCTGATCTTGTTCACTTGTGGTAATATGACGATTAAATGCTATAAAAAGGTTTATGAATTTCAACTGTTTATTATTTGGCTGGGACTGAAAATCTTACAGGAAATTGTGGTCAAATTTGAAGAAAGGAATCTGATATGTTTGGGTTATAGAGACATATTCAGTGGTTATGTGTCTAGTTTGTATGGTTCAGTTATGACCAATAAGAAAATAACTTCACTTgaacatgatttatttattacttagtCCGAAAAAAAATTTGACAGATTTGCTGCATAAATGCggatcatttttttcttaaaattcagTCAGAATTGAAGAAACCTACAATTGCCTTGTTTTCTAAATCAGTATTTGCCATGTACACACACGTGGCGTTAACATGTTGTCCAGCTTCCTTCCACAGTCTAAAGACTGGTTCTAGTTTTAGTTAAAACTGGATTTTACCACATACCAATAAACTAAATTCACCCTGAAACTTATGTCTAGATAAAGGTAAAAGTGTATGTGAGGAATGTTTGGCCTGTCTTGATTACAAATTCAAACTTGATCCAACAAAGACTGGTGGATTCTAAAGGCACAACatgatttgatttttgtttgcttgatgCTAATATGATTTTTGCTAACTTGCTAACATAAAAGTCCCAGGATTGTTCTTTTACACCAGCTGGAATATATTCAGATACATATTAACcaataataatgatgatcaTTATCTTTAACAACTAAATAAGTTTAATTAAGCCCAAAAAGATCATTGCTGGTGTACTCTTTATGAGTACATGAACATCACAGATCATTCAGTCATTATTGTGGAtgttgcagttttctgcagGTTGGATGAACAGCTGCTTGTGCTTCAGTAACCAGCAGATGGCCCTaaagctgtaacaaaaaagCTTTCTAGGGGgttgtttttagtcttttttcattctttactAGTGTCCAGtaagaaagtaagaaaataatggcaaagtgagtgagagagagaaagagagagcaaaAGAAATCACAAACGTGATTTAAATGTTGGCCCTTTCTGCCTGTTCGGAGTGAGTTTTTATTCCCTACACCCCTTGCTGGGTGGGTGAAACAGTTCGAAGCATGGAGCAATGGTACTACATTCTCAGAGAAGTCCGTCTTTGaatgtgtttcatttttctcagGCCAGCTTGGCTTTGGGTGCCTTGCATAATAAACTTGTGGCTCTTTTGCTTCCACTTACCAAACTGTTTTATGCAAACACATTAGATTAATCTAAGAGTAAATTATATActtatataatagaaaaatgttagTATATCATCACtggcaaaataataatcattaaaatcatagtgtgtttttgtgtgtatgaacTTGCACTTTTAACTGCAGAACTGCTAGACTACAAACTCTCATGGCAATCAGCATAGCACCTAAGTCCTAAATCATTCCATATCAAACAACTTTATATTAGAAATTATATTATAGACAtatgtatattatattatattatcttCTGGTTTATCTGGTTTAACTTACCCTAACAATGGAGAGCTCACTAAGCAATACAACAATACTGTTTATCAACTCAACTCAGGTTTTCTGACTCTGAATATGTGTATGGTAATGTAAAAGGGGCAGAGCTGACCGCAgatgaccaatcacagctgtATTTTCCTGACAGACTAAAAGgtaacacagctgctgcagccaaaGCAGGAAGGAACGATTGCTTAAAAATCACAAACTAATCACAAAACACTGTCACATCATTGCCAGTGCTGCAGTGGCCTAAGATGAAGCCTCAATAAAGGGCTGCTTCCTCCAAGATCTCCACCAACATCTACATTTCTACTTGTCATCCTTCATGTCAGCTTCTGCTTTAATGCTGTAGAGTCTAACTGGCAaattttatctaattttttgTGCACAAATGAATTTGTGTTATCCTTTCATTGTCAGTAAGAATCTCTCCTTACTGATAAGCCTTTGATTGAATTACAGCAAATTTAgagttaagtttatttttacatcacattaaaaaaaaaacctccgtTGACTACAGTGCTGCAGAAGTTAAACAAATACAACTATGATAAACAATCACTGGGTAACAAATAAgaactaaaataattaaattaaattaaataatattaaatattctgTTCAACCATACAcagtcttttacatttttaaagtattatgtaataaaaaaataaaataaataaatcaataaataaataaaagtttggcAGTTCCACAGATTAGgggccaccacagactgagtCTCTGTCAGCTGTTTGTGAGCATTGATCCTGGAGTATTCAAGAGTAATTGGTTTGTAGAACTCTGTTCTGACTGGACTTGGAAGCAGTCTTGAAAAGTAGGATGGTATACCACTTACAATCCTAACAAGTAATACAATTTGGAATAGATTCTGACATGGATGTATGCTTGTAGGTATGGCAGTATAAGAGTGATGCAATGACACCATTTCTTGTCTGTCAAAATGAAGCCACTGAATTATCCAGTCTGCGGGGTGTTCTTctcaggattgagaaacactgtggGAGCTAggccaccctgtggaggaaactcGTTTCAGCCAGTTGTACTCATAATCTCTTTCTTTCAGTCAGAACCCACAGCTCGGGACCATAGATGCTGGTAGGAACGTAGACTGACAAGCAAATCCAAACATTCAGCATCACTGTAGACATTGCATTGATTTTCCTGTCAATTTTTCGCTCCATTCTTACcccacttgtgaacaagacgtTAAATTTAAACCAATGCTGTAAAAGTGTCAATATTTAGGTTATTATTGATAAAAGGTTTTTGGACTAGATATGTATTTAACTTCATCCTAAACTGGCTGGGATGTGAAAGTGGAAGATCACAGCCTgaagaagcaaacaaaacatcatCTGTAAAAAGCCTGCCAATGCAGGAAACATGAgagttccaccccaaatccaatATCCTGAGGCTAGACACTAACTGCAAAGAGGGAGGCACaagactagtgagcatcagagCCTCtttccaagatgaaacatccaacctCTACagatacatcaggaagatggtaTTAAGAGAGTATCAGTATACATTTTGCCATTAAGTCCAATacgagaatatatatatatatatatatatatatatatatatatatatatatatatatatatatatatatatatataatgccaATGCAGTATTCTGATATCAGATAGTGAGtgtaagaaatatttaaaatagcaATGGCAACAGGGCAACACATGGTGGGTCATGTTTGCCCAGTGGAGAAACCAGTGCTTTAGGCTGGGAGTAAAATGAGATGCTATTTTAAGAAGTTGTTAAAATTACTCAGGCAACAAGTGCATGTTGGAATTGGGATGTTTCATGGATCAATGTCACTTTCTTCCAGTACCATGAAAGGAGAccaaatgcatttaaacataaataaagagaTACGGTATAAAAGTGATCAAAATTTTCAAGAATGTGACAAAAGTCAAGTGAGTCTTACAGTAAAgggttgaaataaaaaaaaaaggtttcataTGAGAGTAAAGTTTTATactaaagttcttttaacaagtTCACCTTATTTAATTGTCCATTTAATTAATATTGCTATTTCTTGACATTTCTCCATTTATGTTCTGTATTTGCATCACAATAAAAACTTAAGTGAGTTGCTTGTTTTTGGCCCAGGGCCACTTGTCAACCACACTGTGATTATGTAAGGTCTTCTTATTTTACCTTTAGTGATGCAAATTCCCTGACAATAAGTTATAGGTTTCCTTATTGCAACACTGAACCTTACTTTTTGGTCATTTGATTTAATAGGTTTTCTATGTATTAATGTGGACAGCTCTGGCACAACTTTATGAAGTGTCTTGTCAACTTGTGTTGCCATGTAATTCATCTATCATATTGTAGTCttctatagatagatagatagaagtactttattcatcccaagctgggcaATTTATTCATCCATGTGTATAAGCTACACAAAACACATCAACTAGACACCAGACTAACTGCAGCAAACGCATCATCTTAATAATTAAAGAAGCTTTAAATCCCTCAGTTTATTGAACtgattttcattacatttttgtCTTATTGCTGCAGCTTAATAAAGTAGAAACAATGATGtttgtctgctggaggtcactCCTCCATAACAGTCATTTGGCGCTGGTCTCATATCCAGTCCAGTACTGCAGCTTTTTTGTCAGGGAGCGCGCATCCAAATTCACTCCCCGCTGCGCTAGCTGCCTGTACCTTAGAAAAAACGCGTGCACTGTTGAAGgtcacttaaaaacaaaaggctTTCAGCGCTGCGGTCCAATATAGCGCATGCGCGTTGCCGGAGAACTCCTTCACAGACCGCAATATGGCGAGAATGCCTGCCAGCACAGACACGAAGCAGGAACATAGGAGCCCTGAAAGGGATAGAGATGGGAGTGAcgatgaggaagatgaagatgagatTCAAGAGGTCCATAtcactgaggaagaggaggaggaggacaaggaTCCTGCTAGAGATGGTGTGGAGTTTGAGTGGGAGTCAGGTAGCACAGATGTGGACTCAAGTGGTTCTGCCGCGGACATGCATGCAGTCGTTATGCGGAGTACGGACCGAGGACAGCGGGAAGAAGAGGCGGACTCGATAAGCAGCAGAACCCCTTCTGGGCTGGAGTCTAACCCAGATGAGGACCTCCAGTGGGCAGAGCGGAATAGGCTGAGCGAAAACACCCGACTGGCCACCCGGTATGCAGTGAGGATCTTCAGAGAGTACCTCAGTGAAAAAGCCCAAAATCCAGACTTTGAAACTCTGGACAAGAATGCGCTCTGCGCTGTGCTGCGCTCTTTTTATGCTGAGGCGCGCTCCAAAAGTGGACAGGTGTACAGCAAGTCCTCCCTCATCAGCATCAGAAGTTCATTGAACCGATACCTAAACGACCCCCCTTACTGCCGTACCTTAGACCTCACCAAAGACCCGGAGCTGCGCAGCGCCAATCTGACCCTGGCTGCGGTGATACGGAGGCTGGAGGAGCAAGGCGCCGGTCCCGTGGTGCAGAAACAAGCCATCACGCGCTCAGATCTACAGAAATTATACGACTCCTCTGTCTTCAACAGCGACACTCCGTTCGGACTCCTAAACAAAGTTTGGTTCGAGACTTGTATGTATTTCTGCACCAGGGGCAGAGAGAACCAACGGGAGCTGGAGGAGGACTCGTTCGGTTTGGCCGTGGATGAAGATGGGAAAAAGTTTGTCTATTTTAAGGCTCTTGGACCGTACCACAAGTCCCGCTCCGCAGCCTGGACCAAGAAGCATCCAGAAACAGATGAGGATACCTTGCCACGAATGTACGAGACTGGTACAGATAAGTGCCCATATGCAAGTTTTGTCCAGTACGTGTCCAAACGGAACCCAGTCTGCAGGGCATTCTTTCAGCGCCCCAGGGACCACTGCTGCGCGAGCGATGTGACGTGGTATGAGAACAAAGCCATCGGAAAAAACCTGTTGGGCACAAGGATGCAGATGTTATCGCGCGCTGCCAAGCTCTCCAAGACTTACACTAACCACTGCATCGGCGCCGTGTCCATAGCAACGCTCAACAGCATCGTGGGTGCCAAGGGCTTCAGAGTGACAACCACGCTTTACGTTGCCTCGGAGACAGCCAACGGCCACGCGCAGTCCCACTTCCGCTTGGCTATACCGTACGTGCACCAGCTCAGCGATGATTCGGATATTCATTCGCTTCGGATAACAACAGACACATCAGAAACGAAATTTAagccatcatcaccatcaacgGCAGCGAGGAGAGCCTGCGCCGAGGAGGATGCAGCAGCTCCCTCTGCCAAGAAGCTGTGCACGCGCCCTGTGGAGCGCGAGAAGTCGCCAGAGGAGCGGAAGGAGAAAGAGTTAGTGCCTTTAAGGGCCGCGGAGTCTCACATGACACCCCCGGACCTCCGATCGTCGACACAGGTAACACAAAAGCCTTCATGTGATCTTAAAAGTGAAACCTGACAGGTGATCTCTGACCGGGAAGTTGGGGTGTTGGTTTCACTTAGGCTATTGGAGGTGACCAGGACCCTAAATATGCAGCAGGTTCAACATAACCTGCCCAGGATACCTTTAATCCATCTTTAATCCAACTAACTGACTgtataaatcaataaatcaaccAAAATCACAGCCATATCAGTAAAACATGATATCTAACCGTTTAtcattgtgttttaataaatgagTTTGTTCATTCTTGAAATAGCCTATATGAGATTCATCAGTCTTAATTCTGTAAGATGCAACACTGACATTCAACAAAAAGGACTGTTGTCCAgtgatttaaacaaattttaataattatttatcaGATAAATGTGGGCATAAAAATTAACAGATTTAATGTTACACAGTTTGCTAAGTTTGATATGCACCGAGAGCAGAAAATATAGATTgttgtacaaaaaaataaaatacaaaatagatTTAAGGTCAGCTCCAAATGCCTGAAAGTATGTTAGAACAAActttaattattctgttttacaCTACACAAGCATTCCTTTCTGAAAACACATCTCTACAGTTGCTCTTTTTTCTTGGTTTCCAGcatcagttgccatggtgatacaaCCTGGTAAGAAATGAACTTTGTAGTACTAGAAATCCAGAACTGAACTTGAAGTTATCACTTAACCATTAATCTTAATTCATAGATGCTCAATGCCCTAGGATCTAGGATGTTCTTGAAAGTTTGTGTGGCTACATGTTCAAGACTTTTTACAACTTTTAAATGTTAGTACTTAATTATTTGGAAAAGTTCTACATTTAAAATTGAGAAATAGCCTATTAAAGCTATTttagtaaaacataaaattgtCAAGTAGCCTAAACTGACCTACTGATTTAAGAAGGCCTAGAATCTGGAAAATTAATCTAAGTACTTCAAGATTTTATAAGGTCACATCAACAAAAAGTTAAGTGGAAGGGAAAAGGGTGGAAGAAAAAAGTGCACAACCAGCAGGGATTAACTGCAGCCTGGAGAGAATCAACAGGAAAATTAGTTCTTCCTTCACAgggagtggactgaggctggagttagcgCTTTAAAGCCACCACACACATACGGATCCTGGACATGGGCTTCAAATTTCGTATTCCTCTTGTCaagctgctcctgaacaaaacacagCGTTAGAAGCGTCTTACCTgggctaaagaaaaaatgaactggtccgttgagcagtggtccaaaaTGCTCTTTTATGATGAGCAACTTctgcatctcatttggaaatcagtgtcccagagtctggaggaagaatggaggCAACAATCCAAAACACTTAAAGAGCAGCGTGAAGTTTCTATAGTCTGTGTTGATATGGGGAGCCAtatcatctgctggtgttggtccactgtgcttTATAAGTCCAGAGTCAACACAGGAGACAAGAAtcaggagattttagagcactcAATGCTTCCTTCATGACTATGCTcttcagatggtcaacatttcagTATTCAGAATcctattttttattgatttcatgtaatataaTGTTCTGAGATtatgatttttgggttttcataagctgtaagccacaATAATCAAAATGATAATGAAtccttgaaatatctcactttacatgtaatgagtctatataatacattagtttcctgttttaagttaaattactaaaaaaaattcaatttttgTGCACTATTCATATTTTTGAGGTTCACCTGTAGTTTGATTGACAGTGGTCTGATAGCCAAATAAATAACTGCAtaactttattctttatttacattttgttagatATTTGTAATACCATTCCTACAATGTAGTTGTTTAAAAGAACTGATCACAGTAcacactgatcaggtctaatttTACTTCAAAAGATACAATAACACTTAGCAACAGTGATTAAAATCACTGACAGATGTCCACTTTTCCACCAGtgtacaaataaaagcaaacagttACAATGCACAGAAAGCTAGAATAAGATGTACATAAAAATCTGTATTTAGGTGAgaacatttctgtgtgtgcacgtgtCCATGCACCAGCACTATGTTGTATCTGTTCTGTCCTATCCCTTACATATCCACCTGatagaacacatgcacaataacccatacaaacagttgcaataacttataagtgcaatagtgaactgggaatctgtaccacctctactgtgtgcaatacttgtttatattgttttattaacttatcttattgttattattgttaaatttattgcattctatttgcctctattttgctttgtacctgtatttattgtgtcttgtgcttgtcctgctttactgttggtgttgtattgctactcgtacccaaatttccctgagggctctctgaagggattaataaagtatttctattctattctattctatcccTGTGTGTCCTAGGACAGCcgtggcagcagcagcatgttgaCTCACCAGCTGGCCTCCATGTCTCCTCTGGGGTCTACAGGTATTCCCACATCTGCCAAGCTCACCAAGACAAATGCACCGGTCCACATTGACGTAGGGGGACACATGTACACCAGTAGCCTGGCCACCCTCACCAGGTACCCAGAATCAAGGTGAGTGAAAGCCACACCTTGCTCAAAGACACTTGAACCCAAATCTTGCTAAAAACCCCACGATTCCCATTCCCTGTGTTAATTCTGCCTTGTTAACacaggtttattaaaatttcCTTTCAGTCAGAGCATACAGTCTCCTGTCTGACACCCTTCTCCTGCACTCTAGATATTGTTCCCACTTGGCTGCTTAAAGTAGTATTCCCCATAGTTAGCCCTGCTATCCTAAAAAAGTCTAGTATGTTTCTGGCCTCTGGTTCTTTTCCAGACAGTTTTGAACATGCCATTGTTCACCCACCACTAAAGAAACCTAATTTAAACCCCCTTATATTTAAGTAACATCAGACCTAAAACAATTTTCTACTTAAAGTCTCAACAGATATTTTATAGCTCAGACAATACTTGTTAAGGTGGACAATGACCTACTGCTGAGTCCACATAGGAGACTGATTTTAGTTGTCTTGGAATTAGGTGCTGTCTTTGGCACTGTTGATCAATAAATCATCCTTCAGCATTTGAAGTCCTGGGTTGGAATTTGTTCTTAGCTTATTATGCTCATATCTGTCCAACAGAACATTTTCTGGTCACACTATATAACTAAAACTTTTGCTATAAAATCAAGGTCAATCTTCAGATTTGTGGTGCATATATGATGGACAGGAGGTTGAGTCCAGAGAATTAGTTTAGGACACTTTGTTGAATGATTTGGAAATAAATGCCTCATATTAAATGTAAAGACAAATGAGATTACTGTGGATTTAAAGAAGTGTAGAATTAAGCTAATAACTATTTCTATCCtaggagaggaggaggtggtagTTTTGTAGTTCAGCTGTACAACAGACTAAACTGGAGGCTGTTTACTTAAAAGAGACCAGACAGATGATACCTTTTTGAGGAAGCTTAGATCCTTCAGTGTTTGTAGgaaaatgctgcatttttttctttatgtctgTTGGAAAGTTCAGTCTGCTTTCCAGCCATCTGTtgaagcagcagcatcagagatGGAGACAAAGAAACTGATTAAGAAGGCTGGCTCTGTACTGGGGACTGATCTGCTGCTGAGGACAACTGTAGTAAGAGGAAAGCTGCCCTTTCAATGTATCTTGAGACTTTTTCAGCTGCACCAGGGAGTGTCATGAAATAAAACTCTGGCCTACAGTAATAGCCTTAAATTATGAGTACTTCATCTATAAAGACAAATTGCTCTTGTTATTgtgatttcatttatttgttttatttagatcaTAAACTTTTCTGACAAACTTCGacaatattatttatttggtgattaattatttttcttttattcttttatcatGGTGTGAAGCAGTCTCTGTGTTTCTTGTTTTGGGCAGAATCGGTCGTCTCTTTGATGGAACGGAGCCCATAGTGTTGGACAGCCTGAAGCAGCACTATTTCATCGATCGAGATGGCCCAATGTTCCGCTACATACTTAACTTTCTCCGGACCTCTAAACTCCTCATCCCTGAGGACTTTAAAGTGAGTGTCTGTAGAGCTTGGATCAGGTACGACTACAGTTTATTACTGAGGGATTTGAGAGAAAGtaatgtttcagaaaaatgttcaggTTGTTAGATACCTTATAAACTCTAAAGGTtgtctttgtttggttttgtattttatattttgtcaaCTTTTGGTATCCATTAATTATTTCAGTCATAATTTATTAAACGAATATTTGAAACATGGGGCATCGTCTACAGATTAAATCAGGCACCATGAAACAAACCTTTAACTTTTTAATCGAGCGAGCtctgcataataaataaaacaaagtaaatgctTAAGTATAGCATAATACATGAAACATACATGTATAAGCCTGACCTTTTCTCCTCTAATTTTCAGCAGCaggcatgaaaataaaaatgagaatcAGTATGTTGCTTCCACTGACATTCACAAGTAGATCATTTTCAAACGAACATTAATTTGACTTAAGTTTTCAGCAATAATGCATCT is a window encoding:
- the LOC121653454 gene encoding uncharacterized protein LOC121653454 isoform X2; amino-acid sequence: MPASTDTKQEHRSPERDRDGSDDEEDEDEIQEVHITEEEEEEDKDPARDGVEFEWESGSTDVDSSGSAADMHAVVMRSTDRGQREEEADSISSRTPSGLESNPDEDLQWAERNRLSENTRLATRYAVRIFREYLSEKAQNPDFETLDKNALCAVLRSFYAEARSKSGQVYSKSSLISIRSSLNRYLNDPPYCRTLDLTKDPELRSANLTLAAVIRRLEEQGAGPVVQKQAITRSDLQKLYDSSVFNSDTPFGLLNKVWFETCMYFCTRGRENQRELEEDSFGLAVDEDGKKFVYFKALGPYHKSRSAAWTKKHPETDEDTLPRMYETGTDKCPYASFVQYVSKRNPVCRAFFQRPRDHCCASDVTWYENKAIGKNLLGTRMQMLSRAAKLSKTYTNHCIGAVSIATLNSIVGAKGFRVTTTLYVASETANGHAQSHFRLAIPYVHQLSDDSDIHSLRITTDTSETKFKPSSPSTAARRACAEEDAAAPSAKKLCTRPVEREKSPEERKEKELVPLRAAESHMTPPDLRSSTQDSRGSSSMLTHQLASMSPLGSTGIPTSAKLTKTNAPVHIDVGGHMYTSSLATLTRYPESRIGRLFDGTEPIVLDSLKQHYFIDRDGPMFRYILNFLRTSKLLIPEDFKVSVCRAWIRNIPCCMRRPLSSSLLLYRLSWTDGGLSRSARGSVKSVSASWFT
- the LOC121653454 gene encoding uncharacterized protein LOC121653454 isoform X1, translated to MPASTDTKQEHRSPERDRDGSDDEEDEDEIQEVHITEEEEEEDKDPARDGVEFEWESGSTDVDSSGSAADMHAVVMRSTDRGQREEEADSISSRTPSGLESNPDEDLQWAERNRLSENTRLATRYAVRIFREYLSEKAQNPDFETLDKNALCAVLRSFYAEARSKSGQVYSKSSLISIRSSLNRYLNDPPYCRTLDLTKDPELRSANLTLAAVIRRLEEQGAGPVVQKQAITRSDLQKLYDSSVFNSDTPFGLLNKVWFETCMYFCTRGRENQRELEEDSFGLAVDEDGKKFVYFKALGPYHKSRSAAWTKKHPETDEDTLPRMYETGTDKCPYASFVQYVSKRNPVCRAFFQRPRDHCCASDVTWYENKAIGKNLLGTRMQMLSRAAKLSKTYTNHCIGAVSIATLNSIVGAKGFRVTTTLYVASETANGHAQSHFRLAIPYVHQLSDDSDIHSLRITTDTSETKFKPSSPSTAARRACAEEDAAAPSAKKLCTRPVEREKSPEERKEKELVPLRAAESHMTPPDLRSSTQDSRGSSSMLTHQLASMSPLGSTGIPTSAKLTKTNAPVHIDVGGHMYTSSLATLTRYPESRIGRLFDGTEPIVLDSLKQHYFIDRDGPMFRYILNFLRTSKLLIPEDFKEYSLLYEEATFFQLAPLQAELDRWRTEQECKGKCQECECVVVHIAPEFGERISVSTHRAVIEEVFPEVRDILSNSLNTSWNQDSKCIIHFPLNGYCHLSSVQVLERLQQSGFCITGSSGGGMDSSQFSEYILRREVPGSHHSTFKPIKQETLDSTEAS